The Zingiber officinale cultivar Zhangliang chromosome 9A, Zo_v1.1, whole genome shotgun sequence genome window below encodes:
- the LOC122020899 gene encoding dof zinc finger protein DOF1.6-like, with the protein MGMEMGESRRRRTAQGDPAPAAGGGRERCPRCESRDTKFCYYNNYNMSQPRHFCKSCRRYWTLGGTLRNVPIGGATRKRLRPTPAPEFRPLPPPPPQQQPPSADTVATSDLPACRGSSLFPGAAAGLLGMDEAFLPSRGRFALGLGLGLGCGAARETAEEMGFGSLGHHAMLWSHPLLDEPEDAWRVGSAGTGGNLAWPDLGPASPLQPVEAAFRRGSSTNSLPIDGSGINYFKEAS; encoded by the coding sequence ATGGGGATGGAGATGGGCGAGTCGCGACGGCGGCGGACGGCGCAGGGAGATCCAGCGCCGGCCGCGGGAGGCGGAAGGGAGCGGTGCCCGCGGTGCGAGTCGCGGGACACCAAGTTTTGTTACTACAACAACTACAACATGTCCCAGCCCCGGCACTTCTGCAAGTCGTGCCGCCGCTACTGGACGCTCGGCGGCACGCTGCGTAACGTCCCTATAGGCGGCGCCACCCGCAAGCGCCTCCGTCCCACGCCGGCTCCAGAGTTCCGACCCCTCCCCCCGCCGCCTCCGCAGCAGCAGCCGCCCTCGGCAGACACAGTGGCAACCTCCGATTTACCGGCCTGCCGCGGCAGCTCGCTGTTCCCCGGCGCCGCCGCTGGGCTTCTCGGGATGGACGAGGCTTTCCTCCCCAGCCGGGGTAGGTTCGCGCTGGGTCTCGGGCTCGGGCTCGGGTGCGGCGCGGCCAGGGAGACGGCGGAGGAGATGGGCTTTGGCAGCCTGGGCCACCATGCAATGCTGTGGTCCCACCCACTTCTCGACGAACCAGAAGACGCGTGGCGAGTGGGGAGCGCGGGCACCGGCGGGAACTTGGCGTGGCCGGACCTTGGTCCTGCCAGTCCACTCCAGCCTGTCGAGGCGGCTTTCCGGCGAGGGAGTTCAACTAATAGCTTGCCGATCGACGGCAGTGGCATTAATTACTTTAAGGAAGCTTCCTAA